A window of Littorina saxatilis isolate snail1 linkage group LG7, US_GU_Lsax_2.0, whole genome shotgun sequence contains these coding sequences:
- the LOC138971783 gene encoding tetraspanin-9-like — translation MVAATWYKVVRGFFIFFNFIGIAMGIAMIAVGAYLYIEKKDFLNIMPKYEDINIAAVMVAAGIILLIIACIGFCGAWMESQCMLIMFFTAIFIIFAMEIAIGIVGFIYRGDIDTELNKQLKAGLKEEKRHPSWDTIQKLYKCCGVDSYEDWYAFYTTGNQVPDSCCNHKDCGSRPDLAYSVGCYSKVKSEVEDNFYVLGAAGITLGVLQILLLVMTMLMICAIRQNRSIRT, via the exons ATGGTTGCTGCAACTTGGTACAAGGTCGTTCGCGGCTTTTTCATCTTCTTCAACTTTATTGGCATT GCTATGGGTATAGCAATGATCGCCGTGGGAGCGTATTTGTACATTGAGAAGAAggactttctcaacatcatgcccAAGTATGAAGACATCAACATTGCGGCTGTGATGGTAGCAGCCGGCATCATCCTTTTGATCATCGCTTGTATCGGATTCTGCGGGGCTTGGATGGAGAGCCAGTGCATGCTCATCATG ttTTTCACAGCCATCTTTATCATCTTCGCCATGGAGATAGCAATTGGTATTGTTGGCTTCATCTACAGAGGGGAC ATTGACACTGAGCTGAACAAGCAGTTGAAAGCAGGACTGAAAGAGGAAAAGCGACACCCATCATGGGACACCATCCAGAAACTT TATAAATGCTGTGGCGTGGACAGCTATGAAGACTGGTACGCCTTCTACACCACCGGCAACCAGGTCCCCGACTCCTGCTGCAATCACAAAGATTGTGGCTCCAGGCCCGATTTGGCTTACAGTGTG GGTTGTTACTCCAAGGTGAAGTCGGAAGTTGAGGACAATTTCTACGTACTGGGAGCGGCAGGCATTACGCTGGGGGTGCTGCAAATACTGCTCCTGGTGATGACCATGTTGATGATCTGCGCCATCAGGCAGAACAGATCCATCAGGACATAG